A region from the Bactrocera dorsalis isolate Fly_Bdor chromosome 1, ASM2337382v1, whole genome shotgun sequence genome encodes:
- the LOC105223470 gene encoding uncharacterized protein LOC105223470, with protein MAPPPPPHGGPPGPPPGPPRRPLVKVEIIPPWRRRHHHHHHHHSPPPPPPPSQPVVVVVPGQPQPPPPPYGSGYYPPPPPGPDSHYHNPPRY; from the coding sequence AtggcaccaccaccaccaccacatgGCGGACCACCCGGACCGCCACCGGGACCGCCACGGCGACCATTAGTTAAAGTGGAAATTATACCACCGTGGCGACGACGACATCATCACCATCACCACCACCActcaccgccgccgccgccaccacccAGTCAGCCGGTCGTTGTGGTGGTACCAGGGCAACCACAGCCGCCACCGCCACCATACGGCAGCGGCTACTATCCACCGCCACCACCAGGGCCTGATTCACACTACCACAATCCGCCGCGTTATTAA
- the LOC125778097 gene encoding uncharacterized protein LOC125778097, whose translation MPPPIVYYEDPYCDRPYYNNRRPGFEIDIFPGGIVDAFFNRPPPPPPPPRTEIVVMTQGNAAGYPPPPPPPPPYMPPQAPYYSNNNGGYNNGPGAYGYPRHYNNPPNPRW comes from the coding sequence ATGCCGCCACCGATAGTGTACTATGAAGATCCATATTGCGATCGCCCTTATTATAACAATCGTCGTCCAGGTTTTGAGATTGATATTTTTCCCGGAGGGATTGTCGATGCGTTCTTTAATCGCCCTCCtccaccgccgccgccacctCGAACTGAGATCGTAGTTATGACTCAAGGTAATGCTGCCGGCTATCCGCCACCACCTCCACCGCCTCCGCCATATATGCCGCCACAAGCACCATACTACAGCAACAATAATGGCGGTTATAATAACGGCCCTGGCGCCTACGGCTATCCGCGACACTACAATAATCCGCCCAATCCGCGTTGGTAG
- the LOC105223469 gene encoding C-type lectin 37Db: MKYLINDEMGLTQCCIIILCFASVFSKSINISSCGESETQPLIEIGSKYYLINSATAMNWFNAALYCRNYDMDLAVIESAAEMNALSSYLTTNEGYVSLYFWLGVTDLAEKRKFMSLKDGRPVLYAKWVKGQPNDAGQNENCVHLQAFDKIFYMTVKNCMSYFHTICEVRQSKKTCDMWDLKKFMER, encoded by the exons ATGAAGTATTTAATCAACGACGAAATGGGTTTGACACAATgttgtattataattttgtgcTTTGCGAGCGTCTTTTCGAAGTCTATTAATATTTCAAGTTGTG GTGAGAGTGAGACACAACCCTTAATAGAGATCGGTAGTAAATATTATCTAATAAATTCTGCTACTGCG ATGAATTGGTTCAATGCGGCGCTTTATTGTCGCAACTATGATATGGATTTGGCCGTAATTGAATCGGCAGCTGAGATGAATGCACTGAGTTCCTATCTAACCACGAATGAAGGTTACGTTAGCCTTTATTTCTGGCTTGGTGTCACCGATTTGGCCGAAAAACGTAAATTTATGTCACTTAAAGACGGACGTCCAGTGCTCTATGCTAAATGGGTAAAGGGTCAACCAAATGACGCTGGTCAAAATGAGAATTGTGTACATCTTCAggcttttgataaaatattctaTATGACTGTTAAAAATTGTATGAGTTATTTTCATACCATCTGTGAGGTGCGGCAATCGAAGAAGACTTGTGACATGTgggatttgaaaaaatttatggaaagaTAA